The Ficedula albicollis isolate OC2 chromosome 6, FicAlb1.5, whole genome shotgun sequence genome has a window encoding:
- the TCTN3 gene encoding tectonic-3 isoform X1: MSQVCVEKSLIFRSNTPYSTDIISDPDGRDPLFCVQLDDSKLNYFQQPQDIEESDFVEFLEKYGRHSFLAPSQVQPSFSAFYRAGDPILIYFDSSSVLSILRQPVKMGTSGLCVDGNPTGFLDSKSTSCTRIFANLSESCMTDPALDAASYYRDFTVLKVPINDTVMQSMKVNVTAISSPGAPHMKDNTCTNVVSEVIYEIEYSGTSGIQSVSVQFKVSNISGNSRPSLQQHFTVHFWTRTLSHMLPRSGNPGYITGAPLLIANSGAMQHMSILRSESDGSCSQFLRHVVQFGRNMRTGCKISLSPILEGSNCSYMQQKLYKAFWGMNRTEDFAITGSAHSTQAEEWMTILIQNCSVQALNCTSCCMVPVTLEIQILWSKVGLLSNPQAQILGARHFYQCHPLKFLNMSTVPVTTVVTFTDMTDWPEPPRGQPQMDWKLPFDILFPFKMALNVERSYRGDLAGYLLVVLIISSIFCF, from the exons ATGAGTCAGGTGTGTGTGGAAAAGTCACTCATTTTCAGAAGTAACACCCCTTATTCTACAGACATCATTTCTGATCCTGATGGACGTGATCCACTATTCTGTGTGCAGTTGGATGACT CAAAGCTGAACTATTTTCAACAGCCACAGGATATTGAAGAATCTGATTTTGTGGAGTTCTTAGAGAAGTATGGCAGGCACTCTTTCTTAGCACCATCACAAGTTCAGCCATCGTTCTCTGCTTTTTACCGT GCTGGTGATCCAATCCTAATCTACTTTGATTCGTCATCTGTATTGAGCATTCTTAGACAGCCAGTAAAAATGGGAACCAGTGGACTTTGTGTTGATGGAAATCCTACTG GCTTCCTGGACAGTAAAAGCACAAGCTGTACTCGGATATTTGCCAACTTGAGCGAGAGCTGCATGACTGACCCTGCCCTAGATGCTGCTTCCTACTACCGTGACTTCACTGTGCTAAAG GTCCCAATTAATGACACTGTTATGCAGTCAATGAAG GTAAATGTCACTGCAATCTCATCACCTGGAGCTCCCCACATGAAAGACAACACATGCACCAATGTTGTTTCTGAG GTGATCTATGAGATAGAATATAGTGGCACAAGTGGGATTCAGAGTGTTTCTGTTCAGTTCAAAGTGAGCAACATCTCTGGGAACTCCAGaccctctctgcagcagcacttcactGTGCACTTCTGG ACCAGGACTCTTTCTCATATGTTGCCTAGAAGTGGAAACCCTGGCTATATCACTGGAGCACCACTGTTGATTGCAAACAGTGGTGCCATGCAACAT ATGAGCATATTAAGGAGTGAAAGTGATGGAAGTTGTTCACAGTTCTTGAGACACGTGGTACAGTTTGGAAGGAATATGAGAACAGGCTGCAAAATCAG ccTATCCCCAATACTGGAAGGCAGTAACTGTAGTTACATGCAACAGAAGTTATACAAGGCTTTTTGGGGGATGAACAGAACAGAAGACTTTGCTATAACTGGCAGTGCTCATTCAACCCAGGCAGAAGAGTGGATGACCATTCTGATTCAGAACTGCAGTGTGCAG gcttTGAATTGCACTTCCTGTTGTATGGTTCCTGTGACCCTGGAGATTCAGATACTGTGGTCTAAAGTGGGCCTCCTGTCCAACCCACAAGCTCAAATACTGGGTGCACGGCACTTTTACCAGTGTCACCCCCTCAAG TTTCTAAACATGAGCACAGTACCTGTGACAACTGTCGTTACCTTCACTGACATGACAGATTGGCCAGAACCTCCACGAGGCCAGCCCCAAATGGACTGGAAACTCCCATTTGACATCCTTTTCCCATTCAAGATGGCCCTGAATGTAGAAAGAAGTTACAGAGGTGATCTGGCTGGGTATTTATTGGTGGTTCTAATAATATCtagtattttctgcttttga
- the TCTN3 gene encoding tectonic-3 isoform X2 → MDVIHYSVCSWMTAGDPILIYFDSSSVLSILRQPVKMGTSGLCVDGNPTGFLDSKSTSCTRIFANLSESCMTDPALDAASYYRDFTVLKVPINDTVMQSMKVNVTAISSPGAPHMKDNTCTNVVSEVIYEIEYSGTSGIQSVSVQFKVSNISGNSRPSLQQHFTVHFWTRTLSHMLPRSGNPGYITGAPLLIANSGAMQHMSILRSESDGSCSQFLRHVVQFGRNMRTGCKISLSPILEGSNCSYMQQKLYKAFWGMNRTEDFAITGSAHSTQAEEWMTILIQNCSVQALNCTSCCMVPVTLEIQILWSKVGLLSNPQAQILGARHFYQCHPLKFLNMSTVPVTTVVTFTDMTDWPEPPRGQPQMDWKLPFDILFPFKMALNVERSYRGDLAGYLLVVLIISSIFCF, encoded by the exons ATGGACGTGATCCACTATTCTGTGTGCAGTTGGATGACT GCTGGTGATCCAATCCTAATCTACTTTGATTCGTCATCTGTATTGAGCATTCTTAGACAGCCAGTAAAAATGGGAACCAGTGGACTTTGTGTTGATGGAAATCCTACTG GCTTCCTGGACAGTAAAAGCACAAGCTGTACTCGGATATTTGCCAACTTGAGCGAGAGCTGCATGACTGACCCTGCCCTAGATGCTGCTTCCTACTACCGTGACTTCACTGTGCTAAAG GTCCCAATTAATGACACTGTTATGCAGTCAATGAAG GTAAATGTCACTGCAATCTCATCACCTGGAGCTCCCCACATGAAAGACAACACATGCACCAATGTTGTTTCTGAG GTGATCTATGAGATAGAATATAGTGGCACAAGTGGGATTCAGAGTGTTTCTGTTCAGTTCAAAGTGAGCAACATCTCTGGGAACTCCAGaccctctctgcagcagcacttcactGTGCACTTCTGG ACCAGGACTCTTTCTCATATGTTGCCTAGAAGTGGAAACCCTGGCTATATCACTGGAGCACCACTGTTGATTGCAAACAGTGGTGCCATGCAACAT ATGAGCATATTAAGGAGTGAAAGTGATGGAAGTTGTTCACAGTTCTTGAGACACGTGGTACAGTTTGGAAGGAATATGAGAACAGGCTGCAAAATCAG ccTATCCCCAATACTGGAAGGCAGTAACTGTAGTTACATGCAACAGAAGTTATACAAGGCTTTTTGGGGGATGAACAGAACAGAAGACTTTGCTATAACTGGCAGTGCTCATTCAACCCAGGCAGAAGAGTGGATGACCATTCTGATTCAGAACTGCAGTGTGCAG gcttTGAATTGCACTTCCTGTTGTATGGTTCCTGTGACCCTGGAGATTCAGATACTGTGGTCTAAAGTGGGCCTCCTGTCCAACCCACAAGCTCAAATACTGGGTGCACGGCACTTTTACCAGTGTCACCCCCTCAAG TTTCTAAACATGAGCACAGTACCTGTGACAACTGTCGTTACCTTCACTGACATGACAGATTGGCCAGAACCTCCACGAGGCCAGCCCCAAATGGACTGGAAACTCCCATTTGACATCCTTTTCCCATTCAAGATGGCCCTGAATGTAGAAAGAAGTTACAGAGGTGATCTGGCTGGGTATTTATTGGTGGTTCTAATAATATCtagtattttctgcttttga
- the TCTN3 gene encoding tectonic-3 isoform X3 — translation MGTSGLCVDGNPTGFLDSKSTSCTRIFANLSESCMTDPALDAASYYRDFTVLKVPINDTVMQSMKVNVTAISSPGAPHMKDNTCTNVVSEVIYEIEYSGTSGIQSVSVQFKVSNISGNSRPSLQQHFTVHFWTRTLSHMLPRSGNPGYITGAPLLIANSGAMQHMSILRSESDGSCSQFLRHVVQFGRNMRTGCKISLSPILEGSNCSYMQQKLYKAFWGMNRTEDFAITGSAHSTQAEEWMTILIQNCSVQALNCTSCCMVPVTLEIQILWSKVGLLSNPQAQILGARHFYQCHPLKFLNMSTVPVTTVVTFTDMTDWPEPPRGQPQMDWKLPFDILFPFKMALNVERSYRGDLAGYLLVVLIISSIFCF, via the exons ATGGGAACCAGTGGACTTTGTGTTGATGGAAATCCTACTG GCTTCCTGGACAGTAAAAGCACAAGCTGTACTCGGATATTTGCCAACTTGAGCGAGAGCTGCATGACTGACCCTGCCCTAGATGCTGCTTCCTACTACCGTGACTTCACTGTGCTAAAG GTCCCAATTAATGACACTGTTATGCAGTCAATGAAG GTAAATGTCACTGCAATCTCATCACCTGGAGCTCCCCACATGAAAGACAACACATGCACCAATGTTGTTTCTGAG GTGATCTATGAGATAGAATATAGTGGCACAAGTGGGATTCAGAGTGTTTCTGTTCAGTTCAAAGTGAGCAACATCTCTGGGAACTCCAGaccctctctgcagcagcacttcactGTGCACTTCTGG ACCAGGACTCTTTCTCATATGTTGCCTAGAAGTGGAAACCCTGGCTATATCACTGGAGCACCACTGTTGATTGCAAACAGTGGTGCCATGCAACAT ATGAGCATATTAAGGAGTGAAAGTGATGGAAGTTGTTCACAGTTCTTGAGACACGTGGTACAGTTTGGAAGGAATATGAGAACAGGCTGCAAAATCAG ccTATCCCCAATACTGGAAGGCAGTAACTGTAGTTACATGCAACAGAAGTTATACAAGGCTTTTTGGGGGATGAACAGAACAGAAGACTTTGCTATAACTGGCAGTGCTCATTCAACCCAGGCAGAAGAGTGGATGACCATTCTGATTCAGAACTGCAGTGTGCAG gcttTGAATTGCACTTCCTGTTGTATGGTTCCTGTGACCCTGGAGATTCAGATACTGTGGTCTAAAGTGGGCCTCCTGTCCAACCCACAAGCTCAAATACTGGGTGCACGGCACTTTTACCAGTGTCACCCCCTCAAG TTTCTAAACATGAGCACAGTACCTGTGACAACTGTCGTTACCTTCACTGACATGACAGATTGGCCAGAACCTCCACGAGGCCAGCCCCAAATGGACTGGAAACTCCCATTTGACATCCTTTTCCCATTCAAGATGGCCCTGAATGTAGAAAGAAGTTACAGAGGTGATCTGGCTGGGTATTTATTGGTGGTTCTAATAATATCtagtattttctgcttttga